A DNA window from Arachis hypogaea cultivar Tifrunner chromosome 18, arahy.Tifrunner.gnm2.J5K5, whole genome shotgun sequence contains the following coding sequences:
- the LOC112772598 gene encoding B-box zinc finger protein 25 has product MKIQCDVCEKAQATVICCADEAALCAKCDVEVHAANKLARKHQRLLLQCLSNKLPRCDICQDKPAFIFCVEDRALFCQDCDEPIHSAGSLSANHQRFLATGIQVALSSSSNCNKGNEKSHLEPPNRNNAQQVSMEVPPQQVPNFSSSSWGVDDLLELSAFESPEKGVVQKESMQFGELEWIEDVGLFGEQFPHEALAAAEVPQLTSNNAASFRTTSKSYMSHKKPRIEDDDDEFFTVPDLG; this is encoded by the exons ATGAAGATTCAGTGTGATGTTTGTGAGAAGGCTCAAGCAACTGTGATTTGTTGTGCAGATGAGGCAGCTTTGTGTGCCAAATGTGATGTTGAGGTTCATGCTGCCAATAAGCTTGCTAGAAAGCACCAGAGGCTTCTCCTTCAATGCCTCTCTAACAAGCTTCCCAGATGTGACATATGCCAA GACAAGCCAGCTTTCATATTCTGTGTTGAAGACAGAGCACTCTTCTGTCAGGACTGCGACGAACCGATTCACTCGGCCGGAAGCCTCTCGGCGAACCACCAGAGATTCCTTGCTACCGGAATCCAAGTGGCCTTGAGTTCTTCTTCTAATTGCAACAAAGGCAATGAAAAGAGTCACTTGGAGCCACCTAATAGGAACAATGCACAACAAGTTTCTATGGAAGTTCCTCCTCAGCAAGTTCCTAACTTCTCATCTTCTTCTTGGGGTGTTGATGACTTATTGGAACTATCAGCCTTTGAATCACCTGAAAAA GGTGTGGTTCAGAAGGAATCTATGCAGTTTGGAGAATTAGAATGGATTGAAGATGTTGGTCTTTTTGGTGAACAATTTCCACATGAAGCATTGGCTGCTGCTGAAGTTCCTCAGCTTACAAGCAACAATGCTGCTTCATTCAGAACAACCTCTAAGTCCTACATGTCTCACAAGAAACCTAGgattgaagatgatgatgatgagttctTCACAGTGCCAGATCTTGGTTGA
- the LOC112772596 gene encoding uncharacterized protein: protein MHTKLLSLLYSTITIILCLISQSQSKTHEDDTNALIEIKRAIDPNSVSQSSFLYSWNFTLDPCECTGSVFLGILCTLPLDNTSSRVTALDLDTIGYEGFLTPAIGNLTELTVLNLNNNKFRGPLPESLGNLRKLIRITMSSNFFTGTIPQGITQLKNLEHLDLSRNRLSGKIPEEITGLRSLTYLSLSRNGFAGRTPDLTGIWQLGTLDLSFNQFYGNLPILPIRLRRLYLSHNIFSGRLTPLKGLMHLKWLDISDNRLSGGITKDIFYLHGVVHLNVSYNRFTMIDPVKYSGDGPMLQVLEAQGNQLKGHLPLNLVTYRNLTSINFANNQFHGPIPEEYGPMLQGQWRRLLLDLNFLSGKLPLEFRHNNTKVTVGISNNCLVCPTSVAICRGAQRPVTECMGEQNL, encoded by the coding sequence ATGCACACAAAACTCTTGTCTCTTCTCTATTCCACCATAACAATAATCCTATGCCTTATATCACAAAGCCAATCAAAAACCCATGAAGATGATACCAATGCCCTCATTGAAATAAAAAGAGCCATTGACCCAAACTCAGTGTCCCAAAGTTCATTCCTTTATAGCTGGAACTTCACTCTGGATCCATGTGAATGCACAGGATCAGTGTTTCTAGGAATATTGTGCACTTTGCCCTTAGACAACACCTCAAGTAGAGTAACAGCACTTGATCTTGACACAATTGGTTATGAAGGGTTCTTAACCCCAGCCATTGGGAACTTAACAGAACTAACAGTTCTCAACCTCAACAACAACAAATTCAGAGGGCCATTACCAGAATCACTTGGAAATCTAAGGAAACTAATAAGGATCACAATGTCATCAAACTTCTTCACAGGCACAATCCCTCAAGGGATCACTCAACTCAAGAATCTTGAGCATCTAGACCTATCAAGGAACCGGCTTTCGGGCAAAATCCCAGAGGAGATAACAGGGTTGAGAAGCTTAACATACCTGAGCCTTTCAAGGAATGGATTTGCTGGAAGAACACCAGACCTCACCGGAATCTGGCAACTCGGCACATTAGACCTTAGCTTCAATCAGTTCTATGGCAATCTTCCTATCCTTccgatccggctgcgaagattgTACTTAAGCCATAACATATTCTCAGGAAGATTAACACCACTCAAAGGACTCATGCACCTAAAATGGCTAGATATCAGTGACAATCGCCTCTCCGGCGGCATTACAAAGGACATATTTTACTTACATGGGGTTGTTCATCTCAATGTGTCCTATAACAGATTCACCATGATTGATCCTGTTAAGTATTCAGGGGATGGACCAATGCTTCAAGTGCTTGAGGCGCAAGGAAACCAATTGAAGGGTCATCTGCCTCTGAATTTGGTGACTTATAGGAACTTAACTTCAATCAactttgcaaacaaccaattccatgGTCCAATTCCAGAGGAATATGGACCAATGTTGCAGGGACAATGGAGAAGGTTGTTGTTGGATCTCAACTTTCTTTCAGGGAAGCTTCCATTGGAGTTTCGCCACAATAATACAAAAGTGACAGTTGGGATTTCAAATAACTGCCTTGTTTGTCCAACCAGTGTTGCTATTTGCCGAGGAGCACAAAGACCTGTAACTGAATGTATGGGTGAACAGAATCTATGA
- the LOC112772207 gene encoding fructokinase-2, producing the protein MASSNGIPATGSGLVVSFGEMLIDFVPTVSGVSLAEAPGFLKAPGGAPANVAIAVARLGGKAAFVGKLGDDEFGHMLAGILKENGVVADGITFDQGARTALAFVTLRADGEREFMFYRNPSADMLLKPEELNLELIRSAKVFHYGSISLIVEPCRSAHLKAMEVAKDAGCLLSYDPNLRLPLWPSAEEARKQIRSIWEKADLIKVSDVELEFLTESDKIDDEAAMSLWHPNLKLLLVTLGEHGSRYYTKNFHGSVDAFHVNTVDTTGAGDSFVGSLLAKIVDDQSILEDEARLRSVLTYSNACGAITTTKKGAIPALPKDEDVLALIRGA; encoded by the exons ATGGCTTCAAGCAATGGCATCCCCGCAACCGGAAGCGGTCTCGTCGTCAGCTTCGGCGAGATGCTCATCGACTTCGTTCCCACCGTCTCCGGCGTCTCCCTCGCTGAGGCTCCTGGATTCCTCAAGGCTCCCGGCGGCGCCCCCGCTAACGTGGCCATCGCCGTCGCCAGACTCGGCGGCAAGGCCGCTTTCGTCGGCAAGCTCGGCGATGACGAGTTCGGTCACATGCTTGCCGGGATCTTGAAGGAAAACGGCGTCGTCGCCGACGGGATCACCTTTGACCAGGGCGCACGTACGGCGTTGGCGTTCGTAACCCTACGCGCCGACGGGGAGCGTGAATTCATGTTCTACAGAAACCCCAGCGCCGACATGCTCCTCAAGCCCGAAGAACTCAACCTCGAACTCATCAGATCT GCAAAGGTGTTCCATTATGGTTCAATAAGCTTGATCGTGGAGCCATGCAGATCGGCACACCTGAAGGCAATGGAAGTAGCCAAGGACGCCGGGTGCCTTCTCTCCTACGATCCAAATCTGAGGCTGCCATTGTGGCCATCGGCCGAGGAAGCTCGCAAGCAAATCCGAAGCATATGGGAGAAGGCTGATTTGATCAAGGTCAGCGATGTTGAGCTCGAGTTCCTCACTGAAAGTGACAAGATTGATGATGAGGCTGCCATGTCCTTGTGGCACCCCAACTTGAAGTTGCTCCTTGTCACCCTTGGTGAACATGGTTCTAGGTACTACACCAAG AATTTCCATGGATCAGTAGATGCTTTCCATGTAAATACAGTTGATACAACTGGCGCTGGCGATTCCTTTGTCGGTTCTCTTTTGGCCAAGATTGTTGACGACCAATCCATTCTTGAG GATGAAGCAAGGCTAAGATCAGTTCTCACTTATTCAAATGCATGTGGAGCAATCACCACCACCAAAAAGGGAGCAATCCCTGCCCTTCCCAAGGATGAAGATGTGTTGGCCCTCATCAGGGGAGCATAG
- the LOC112772082 gene encoding protein ENHANCED DISEASE RESISTANCE 2 — protein sequence MAKESDWIDRIRSEGAIPLLDPENCSNGWATPPGDAFMVRGPDYFKSRVKVPAGDYLLKPLGFDWIKSSSKISDILSNPQSRVRKVIDDEFSQCHENKPFVWAFNLQVPTKDNYSAVAYFASEEPVTEGSLVDRFLRGDNGFRNSRLKLIANIVRGPWIVRKAVGEQAICIIGRALHCKYCSGENFMEVDIDIGSSMVASAIVHLAFGYISSLTVDLAFLIESQEQSELPEKILGAFRFSNLNPASAITVEPSTVASADGLQTPVPTTRWWQSIGQGFSHILHPGGPHQDGAAIATNTQEAKVTDGKDSPNDLTK from the exons ATGGCAAAAGAATCTGATTGGATTGATAGGATAAGATCTGAAGGTGCAATTCCACTGCTTGACCCTGAAAATTGTTCCAATGGTTGGGCAACTCCACCTGGTGATGCTTTCATGGTTAGAGGTCCTGATTATTTCAAATCTAGGGTTAAGGTTCCTGCTGGTGATTACCTTCTTAAGCCTCTTGGATTTGATTGGATTAAGAGTTCTTCCAAGATTAGTGATATACTCAGCAATCCACAAAGTAGGGTTAGAAAGGTTATTGATGATGAGTTTTCTCAATGTCATGAGAACAAGCCCTTTGTCTGGGCCTTTAATCTTCAAGTTCCTACCAAGGATAACTACAGTGCCGTCGCGTATTTTGCCTCCGAGGAGCCTGTCACCGAGGGCTCCCTCGTGGACAGGTTCTTGAGAGGTGACAATGGGTTTAGGAACTCGAGGCTCAAGCTGATTGCCAACATTGTTAGGGGTCCTTGGATTGTGAGGAAAGCCGTCGGAGAGCAGGCCATATGCATAATCGGCCGTGCCCTTCATTGTAAATATTGTTCAGGAGAGAATTTCATGGAAGTTGATATTGACATAGGGTCTTCCATGGTTGCCAGTGCTATAGTCCACTTGGCATTCGGTTACATCTCGAGCTTGACAGTTGACTTGGCTTTTCTTATTGAGAGCCAAGAGCAATCGGAGCTTCCGGAGAAGATTTTAGGCGCTTTCAGATTTTCTAACCTCAATCCTGCTTCAGCTATAACAGTTGAACCATCGACTGTTGCGAGCGCTGATGGCTTACAAACACCTGTACCTACTACTAGATGGTGGCAGTCAATTGGGCAGGGCTTTTCCCACATTCTTCATCCAGGTGGTCCTCATCAAGATGGCGCCGCTATTGCTACTAACACTCAAGAAGCTAAAGTCACTGATGGCAAAGACAGTCCAAATGACTTGACAAAATG A
- the LOC112772209 gene encoding uncharacterized protein: MRRASAKEKERMDEEEGMEVLDSALSLINWRLKPSSKRRLQLDMMALSTRLRPVVMVDYGGIMPQLQHHLSHLLQLIHKESPIFEHIRVMVIQDMIYLIHLLELAEYVKSSFNNEIPLLFVDLQHEPPKMVTNIEESPLALQLVSIQKLFLTLFPTSPPQEGTSNNDPAPTNDSKCVDDDADLASKRVHSHSAAECIDLSSCMDNTDVTVPTLNGWLLGYPVVYLFGKEHIADAIYNLSTKYLNIFQVFICRNNTLKKGTQAEELLSFSVPYDLSIRGSNEQWAEAFMANMRTKFERCANAWKSLKMEVSECNPQAIVL, encoded by the exons ATGCGTCGTGCTTCtgcgaaagagaaagaaagaatggATGAAGAAGAAGGTATGGAGGTGTTGGATTCCGCTTTGTCTCTCATCAATTGGCGCCTCAAACCTTCTTCAAAGCGTCGTCTTCAATTAG ATATGATGGCACTCTCCACAAGATTGAGACCCGTAGTAATGGTGGACTACGGTGGAATCATGCCTCAGCTTCAGCACCATCTCTCTCACCTCCTCCAACTCATTCACAAAGAATCCCCAATTTTCGAGCATATCAGAGTGATGGTTATACAAGACATGATATACTTGATTCATCTACTTGAACTTGCTGAATATGTTAAATCAAGCTTCAACAATGAAATTCCGTTGCTCTTTGTTGATCTTCAACACGAACCTCCAAAG ATGGTAACAAACATAGAGGAGAGTCCATTAGCATTGCAGCTGGTTTCAATTCAGAAGCTGTTCTTGACATTGTTTCCTACTTCTCCTCCTCAAGAAGGAACCAGCAACAATGATCCTGCACCGACCAATGATTCGAAATGTGTGGATGATGATGCAGATTTGGCTAGTAAGCGTGTTCACTCTCATTCTGCTGCTGAGTGTATTGATCTCAGTAGCTGCATGGACAACACTGATGTCACTGTGCCAACCTTGAATGG atGGCTTCTAGGATATCCAGTGGTGTATTTATTTGGCAAGGAGCATATTGCTGATGCTATTTATAATCTTTCGACCAAATATCTTAATATTTTCCAAGTGTTCATCTGCAG GAATAATACTCTCAAGAAAGGAACACAAGCAGAAGAACTCTTAAG TTTTTCAGTGCCTTATGATCTAAGCATTAGAGGTAGCAATGAACAATGGGCAGAGGCCTTCATGGCTAACATGCGGACCAAGTTTGAAAGATGTGCAAATGCTTGGAAATCGTTAAAGATGGAGGTTAGTGAGTGCAATCCTCAAGCTATCGTGCTATAG